The Synechococcales cyanobacterium T60_A2020_003 genome has a window encoding:
- the trpA gene encoding tryptophan synthase subunit alpha — MTSVSQRMEALRDRGQCALVPFITAGDPDLATTAKALKILDQNGADLIELGVPYSDPLADGPVIQAAATRALRHGTTVDQVLDLVKTVSPELQAPIILFTYYNPILNQGIDAFMQRIANVGVKGLVVPDLPLEEIQTLLDAAQKAEIEVILLVAPTSPMERIQAIAEKSQGFIYLVSVIGVTGMRTQVQGRVRELLTDLRSVTDKAIGVGFGISQPEQARQVMTWGADAVIVGSAFVKRLAEGAPEQSLQSVESFCRSLKMAITDS; from the coding sequence GTTTCTCAACGAATGGAGGCTTTGCGCGATCGCGGTCAGTGTGCGCTAGTTCCCTTCATCACAGCGGGCGATCCCGATCTAGCCACCACAGCGAAAGCGCTCAAGATTCTGGATCAAAATGGAGCCGATCTCATCGAGTTGGGCGTTCCCTACTCTGATCCTCTGGCGGATGGCCCGGTGATTCAAGCCGCAGCCACTCGAGCATTGCGGCATGGAACAACCGTTGATCAGGTGCTTGATCTGGTTAAAACCGTGAGTCCAGAGCTTCAGGCACCCATTATTCTATTTACCTACTACAACCCCATTCTCAATCAGGGGATCGATGCCTTCATGCAGCGGATTGCTAACGTTGGCGTGAAAGGTTTGGTCGTTCCGGATTTACCCCTGGAAGAAATTCAGACTCTCCTGGATGCCGCTCAAAAAGCCGAGATCGAGGTTATCCTGCTGGTTGCGCCGACTAGCCCGATGGAACGAATTCAGGCGATCGCCGAAAAATCCCAGGGATTCATCTATCTCGTCAGCGTCATAGGCGTAACGGGGATGCGAACCCAGGTTCAAGGTCGCGTGCGGGAATTGCTGACCGATCTGCGAAGTGTGACCGATAAGGCAATCGGGGTCGGATTCGGTATTTCTCAGCCCGAACAAGCGCGACAGGTGATGACCTGGGGAGCTGATGCCGTTATTGTCGGCAGCGCCTTTGTTAAACGTTTGGCCGAAGGGGCACCGGAGCAAAGTCTTCAGAGCGTCGAGTCCTTCTGTCGCAGTTTAAAAATGGCGATTACCGATTCCTAA
- a CDS encoding phosphoglycerate dehydrogenase produces the protein MPKVLVSDPIDQAGIDILSQVAQVDVQTKLSPEELVSIIPNYDALMIRSGTRVTKDVIEAASQLKIIGRAGVGVDNVDVPAATRRGVMVVNSPEGNTIAAAEHAVAMMLSMSRYIPAANQSVKNGEWDRKSFTGVEVYKKTLGVVGLGKIGSHVATIARSMGMRLLAYDPFISQERAEQLGCQLVEVDLLIREADYITLHLPKTPETYHLINAEAIAKMKPTVRIVNCARGGIIDEAALAEALREGRIAGAALDVYEEEPLGESPLRSLGKEVVLTPHLGASTEEAQVNVAIDVAEQIRDVLLGLPARSAVNIPGLRPELLEKLRPYLQLAETLGNLVSQLAGGRIESLNIGLQGELASSESQPVVVAALKGLLSHALQERVNYVNATIEAKERGIHVVETRDSSIRDYSGSLRLVAVGSNGKHSVTGAILGDNEIRITNIDDFPINVPPSPHMLFTLHRDMPGIIGRIGSLLGHFNVNIASMQVGRKIVRGDAVMVLNIDDPLPEAVLSEILKVDGIRDAYTVTLSNNN, from the coding sequence ATGCCTAAAGTTCTTGTCTCCGATCCCATTGACCAAGCTGGAATTGATATTCTTTCGCAGGTTGCCCAAGTCGATGTGCAAACCAAGCTTTCGCCCGAAGAGTTAGTCAGCATTATCCCTAACTACGATGCATTGATGATTCGGTCTGGAACTCGCGTTACCAAAGACGTAATCGAAGCCGCATCTCAGCTCAAAATCATTGGTCGTGCTGGGGTAGGGGTGGATAATGTTGACGTCCCTGCCGCCACCCGTCGCGGTGTGATGGTGGTCAACTCGCCTGAAGGAAACACCATTGCTGCGGCTGAACACGCGGTGGCGATGATGCTATCCATGTCTCGCTACATTCCAGCAGCGAACCAATCGGTCAAAAATGGCGAGTGGGATCGCAAGAGCTTTACCGGAGTTGAGGTTTACAAGAAAACCCTAGGGGTCGTGGGCTTAGGGAAAATTGGTTCCCACGTGGCGACGATCGCCCGTTCGATGGGAATGCGTCTGCTGGCCTATGATCCGTTCATTTCCCAGGAGCGGGCTGAACAGTTAGGCTGCCAACTGGTTGAAGTTGATCTCCTGATTCGAGAGGCCGACTACATCACGCTGCACCTACCGAAAACGCCGGAAACGTATCACCTCATTAACGCGGAGGCGATCGCCAAAATGAAGCCTACGGTGCGAATTGTCAACTGTGCGCGTGGCGGCATTATTGACGAAGCAGCCCTTGCAGAAGCCCTCCGAGAAGGGCGAATTGCGGGTGCAGCCCTCGACGTGTATGAAGAGGAACCCTTGGGTGAATCTCCCCTGCGATCGCTCGGTAAGGAAGTGGTGCTGACCCCACACCTGGGAGCATCCACAGAAGAGGCTCAGGTTAACGTTGCTATTGACGTGGCGGAGCAAATTCGGGACGTATTGTTGGGACTACCCGCTCGCTCGGCAGTCAATATTCCCGGTCTGCGTCCAGAACTTCTGGAAAAGCTGCGCCCTTATCTTCAGTTGGCCGAAACCCTTGGCAACTTGGTTAGTCAATTGGCTGGCGGTCGGATTGAATCGCTGAATATCGGTCTTCAGGGTGAATTGGCGTCTAGCGAGAGCCAGCCTGTGGTGGTGGCGGCACTCAAGGGACTGCTTTCCCACGCTTTGCAGGAACGGGTCAATTACGTCAACGCCACCATTGAGGCCAAGGAACGCGGTATTCACGTGGTGGAAACCCGCGACTCTTCCATCCGGGACTACTCTGGCTCCCTGCGCCTGGTTGCAGTGGGTAGCAATGGTAAACATTCGGTCACGGGTGCGATTTTGGGCGATAACGAAATTCGGATTACGAACATAGATGATTTTCCGATCAACGTGCCGCCTAGCCCCCACATGCTGTTTACGCTGCACCGCGATATGCCCGGTATCATCGGTCGGATTGGCTCACTCTTGGGTCACTTCAACGTCAACATTGCCAGCATGCAAGTCGGACGCAAGATTGTGCGCGGTGATGCCGTGATGGTGCTGAACATTGACGATCCGCTGCCGGAAGCCGTGCTGTCCGAAATCCTGAAGGTTGACGGAATTCGGGATGCCTACACCGTGACCCTATCGAACAATAATTAG